A part of Streptomyces sp. NBC_01210 genomic DNA contains:
- a CDS encoding vitamin K epoxide reductase family protein codes for MKTAPVDDVSSGRQADGSKGTIGGSRAFAWLLVITGAAGLLASWVITIDKIKLAEDPSFTPGCSLNPVVSCGNIMKSDQASAFGFPNPMMGLVAYSMVIAIGVALLAGARYRRWYWLGLNAGCLFGVGFCTWLQYQSLYNINSLCLWCSLAWVATIVMFCYVTLHNIRHYVIKVPEGLRKGLLEFHWMPPVLWIGIIGMLILTRWWDFWTS; via the coding sequence ATGAAGACTGCACCTGTTGACGACGTGTCCTCCGGCCGGCAGGCCGACGGCTCCAAGGGCACGATCGGTGGCAGTCGTGCCTTCGCCTGGCTGCTGGTGATCACGGGTGCGGCGGGGCTGCTGGCCTCGTGGGTGATCACGATCGACAAGATCAAGCTGGCGGAGGACCCGTCGTTCACCCCGGGCTGCAGCCTGAACCCGGTCGTCTCCTGCGGCAACATCATGAAGAGCGATCAGGCCTCGGCGTTCGGGTTCCCGAATCCGATGATGGGTCTGGTGGCGTACTCGATGGTGATCGCCATCGGGGTCGCGCTGCTGGCCGGGGCGCGCTACCGCCGCTGGTACTGGCTCGGTCTCAACGCCGGCTGTCTCTTCGGCGTCGGTTTCTGCACCTGGCTGCAGTACCAGTCGCTGTACAACATCAACTCGCTGTGCCTGTGGTGCTCGCTGGCCTGGGTCGCCACGATCGTGATGTTCTGCTACGTCACTCTGCACAACATCAGGCACTACGTCATCAAGGTCCCGGAGGGGCTGCGGAAGGGCCTGCTGGAGTTCCACTGGATGCCGCCGGTGCTGTGGATCGGGATCATCGGCATGCTGATCCTGACCCGCTGGTGGGACTTCTGGACCAGCTGA
- the hisS gene encoding histidine--tRNA ligase — protein sequence MSTFQAPKGTYDLIPPKSAVTLAVREAIAAPLKNSGYGYIETPGFENVELFSRGVGESTDIVSKEMYAFETKGGDKLALRPEGTASVLRAALEANLHKAGNLPVKLWYSGSYYRYERPQKGRYRHFSQVGAEAIGAEDPALDAELIILAHQAYRSLGLRDFRILLNSLGDKECRPVYRDALQSFLRALELDEDTRRRIEINPLRVLDDKRAEVQKQLVGAPMLRDYLCDACKAYHEEVRELLTAAGVGYEDDEKLVRGLDYYTRTTFEFVHDGLGSQSAVGGGGRYDGLSEMIGGPALPSVGWALGVDRTILALEAEGIELELPSTTSVFAVPLGEEARRVLFGLVTELRRAGVAADFSYGAKGLKGAMKSANRSGARYTVVAGERDLAEGVVQLKDMQSGEQSPVPLADAANTIRERLA from the coding sequence GTGAGCACCTTTCAGGCCCCCAAGGGCACGTACGACCTGATTCCGCCGAAGTCCGCGGTGACCCTCGCTGTGCGTGAGGCGATCGCCGCGCCGCTGAAGAACTCCGGCTACGGCTATATCGAGACGCCCGGATTCGAGAACGTCGAGCTGTTCTCGCGCGGTGTCGGCGAGTCCACCGACATCGTGTCCAAGGAGATGTACGCCTTCGAGACCAAGGGCGGCGACAAGCTGGCGCTGCGTCCCGAAGGCACCGCGTCCGTGCTGCGCGCGGCGCTGGAGGCCAACCTCCACAAGGCCGGCAACCTGCCGGTGAAGCTCTGGTACTCGGGCTCGTACTACCGCTACGAGCGCCCGCAGAAGGGCCGCTACAGGCACTTCTCGCAGGTCGGCGCCGAGGCGATCGGCGCTGAGGACCCGGCGCTCGACGCCGAACTGATCATCCTGGCCCACCAGGCGTACCGCTCGCTCGGACTGCGCGATTTCCGCATCCTGCTGAACTCGCTGGGCGACAAGGAGTGCCGCCCCGTCTACCGGGACGCGCTGCAGAGCTTCCTGCGCGCGCTCGAGCTGGACGAGGACACCCGGCGCCGGATCGAGATCAACCCCCTGCGGGTCCTCGACGACAAGCGCGCCGAGGTGCAGAAGCAGCTGGTGGGCGCGCCGATGCTGCGCGACTATCTGTGCGACGCGTGCAAGGCGTACCACGAGGAGGTGCGTGAGCTGCTGACCGCGGCGGGTGTCGGGTACGAGGACGACGAGAAGCTGGTGCGCGGCCTCGACTACTACACGCGCACGACGTTCGAGTTCGTCCACGACGGTCTCGGCTCGCAGTCCGCAGTGGGCGGCGGCGGCCGCTACGACGGCCTCTCCGAGATGATCGGCGGCCCGGCGCTCCCGTCGGTCGGCTGGGCACTCGGCGTGGACCGTACGATCCTGGCGCTGGAGGCGGAGGGCATCGAGCTCGAACTCCCCTCCACCACCAGCGTGTTCGCGGTCCCGCTCGGCGAGGAGGCGCGGCGCGTACTCTTCGGCCTGGTGACCGAGCTGCGCCGGGCGGGAGTGGCGGCCGACTTCTCGTACGGAGCGAAGGGCCTGAAGGGCGCGATGAAGAGTGCGAACCGCTCGGGCGCGCGGTACACGGTCGTGGCCGGTGAGCGCGACCTCGCGGAGGGCGTCGTCCAGTTGAAGGACATGCAGTCCGGCGAGCAGTCGCCGGTGCCGCTGGCGGACGCGGCGAACACGATCCGCGAACGCCTGGCCTGA